The Cytobacillus oceanisediminis genomic interval CGAGAGGCAGGTAAAAAAATATGTTTCCGTGCCGAGTATTATTATTGTGGGCTTTATCTTTGTAGTATGTTACTTTATCAGTTTGATCAATTATGGAACATTGCTTTCCTATTTATATCCAGTTTTCGGATATGTAAGTTTGACATTTATTATTCTTCTGTGGATGAAGCCATTCGATGATGGAAGTAAAGGCAAGAAAGCTTGATAAAAGCTAAATAAAAGAGATCCGTATTGCACGGATCTCTTATTCATTCCATTATTTTTGCGGCTCCTCTTTCATAATGGTTTTCGCCATCTGAAGGAAAGCATCTTCATGGTCAGCTTCTTCCTTATTGAATAGGGTAAGCTTCAGTGAAAGATCTTCGTTTTTCACAAGATAGGCTGAAACCTTCTCACCGTTTCCTTCAGCCTTCATTACAGTAGCATCTTTGTAAAAATTATCTGAAGGAGCTTCAGATGTCTGCACATTTTCGCTAACAGCTTCTAATTGTGCTTTTGTGTTTTCTTCGATCATGTTCCAATCTGCATCATTCGGAAGAAGTTCAATACGCATGAATACCTGATCATTTTCTGAAAGGTATAAGACATCTTTATTAGGCTCCTCGGCCGTTAATTCATAGGCTGGCAGAACGTAAATAGAATAATTTTGATTATCACTATGTTTCAGGAAGGCAGTCTCTTCCTTTTCTTCACCCTCAATCGTATAAGTCATATTCTGTTCAAGGATTCTGATAACACTGTCTCCTTCTCCCACAGTGCCCTCTTCTTCTGATTCCTGTTCTTCAGTTTGTTCCTGTCTATCCTGTCCTTCTGAAGCTGTTTCTTCTTCATTTTGTCCAGGATCTGCTCCATTGCCGGAATCATCCTGAGCCGTGCCGCAGCCTGCCAGGATAGCAGCAAATAATCCCAGCATTAAGATGAATTTCGCCATATTTTTCATTATTGTTTCATCCTCCCGTTGTCTCTTCTAGCGCTTTTGCATAATTAGACGTAAATGGAATAAAAGTGTTACATATAAATTCCTATTATTTAGTACATTACCATTTATGTAAAACATCGACAAGACTCAACAAAGACTCCAAAAAATAGACAATCCATGAAGGATTGTCTAATCATCATTGAAATCTGCACGAGGCCATCTAATAAAAGGGGAGCAGGACGAACATCAATAAGTCAAAAATCAGGTGGGATACGATTACAAGCGGAATGCTTCTTTTCCATGCGTATAGCCATCCCCAGAAGAGGCCTGCGATTAACGCTGCAAAGGCTAGCATCCAGTATCCTGAATAAAAATGAACTGAAGAATAGAGGAGAGACGATAATATGATGGATAACTTAACAGTCGTAAGTTTCATCAATCTCTTTTGAACGAATCCTCTCCAAAAGACTTCTTCTCCAGGAACAATGATTAAAATCAGCACAATATAGTGCCAGATAAGGGAAGGTGAAAAACGGTCATATAGTTTTTCAACCTGATTAACAAGGGGAAGATTGAGTATTTCAAATAAACTATATCCAGCCCAAAAAAGTCCGTACAATAGAAAACCTGAAAGGACTCCATAGGTAATAAATGTTCCAAAAGAGGCCTTGTCTTCCACTTCCTCCATTATGATGGAATAACTGATTAGAAGCAGTAAAGAGGCAGAAAAGATATACCAAAAAATTGATTTATCCTGAAATGTAAAATACATAAGCAGATGAGCGAGTAATATCCCGCCAATAAAGCGGACATCTGCGGTAACACTCTTCAATTTTTAATCTCCTTTCAATAAGAAAAGCGGAAGCGCCTTGCCGAGGCCCGATCCCTCGGGGGGGTTGGCGCTGCAGCCAGACAGTTCTCAAAGTACAAAAAACTTTCTTATCTTTTTAAAAATAACCAAACACTATTCTAACAAAAAACAATCCTAAAAAGTAAGGAAAAGATTTCTTTGGAAACGTTAAGATAAAATAATGCAGATATGCTAATCATAAGCCCATGAGAAGGGAGGTATGTATAATGACAAAATCAAAAAGAGAAAAAGAGCGTGCTTGGACGGTAAGAAAGCAGGATCAGCACCCACATGGTAAAGTGAAATCATTAAAAGAACTGTCCGGGGAAAAAGAATAAAATCATGGCCCCCTAATCTGGGGGCCGCGCATGTGCAGAAATCCAAGGGGGCGTCATTTAAAAAATGCAAGCTGAAAAGGGAAGAGGCAGGAGGAGCAGAAAGCATCAAAATGTCTAATGAAACTGATAACATGCAAAAAATAAAAAAGCAGCAAGAGAGCTGCTTTTTATGACTCGAAAGAATACGCTTTCATTTTTTTCTTTTATACTGCGGATTCTCTTACAACCTTATAATTTTTATGATTGACAACTGTTCTTTGATCTAATTCCAAATCACGGTAGTTATCCATATACGTTAAATCTACAATAACAGAATTCTCATTTACTTTTTCTACAATTCCCTGTAAGCCGTCACGAAACTCAATAATATTGCCAACCTCTGCTTTCTTCAAAAAGCATCTCTCCTTTTGTCCATTTCTTTCGCTGGTAATAACAGTTTGCACTATATTATGAAATGCGTAAAGAATTTTGCAATTCACTGCTGCTTAGGTAATTTATTACAGCATTAGGTTGGTAATATTATACCAGATAAATAACTTTTGTACATTAAAATTATTTAATATTCAGAAAAAAGATTGATATACAGATATAATATTAGATACTTCAAAATTGACAGCACTTTATTTATGATAAAGTAAGAATAGAGTAAAAAGGAGTTCTGAGTAATGAATCATGAACAAATTCAAGAAGTGCTCGATCAATTAAAAAATGGAATCATCTCCGAGTATCATGTGTCAAAAGAAGACTTTCTTCCTTTTCGCGGTGTTATTGTGAAAAGGGAGGATTTTAAGCACTTCCGAGGAATCGCACAAAGAGGCGGACACGTTATATATCGA includes:
- a CDS encoding CPBP family intramembrane glutamic endopeptidase, whose amino-acid sequence is MKSVTADVRFIGGILLAHLLMYFTFQDKSIFWYIFSASLLLLISYSIIMEEVEDKASFGTFITYGVLSGFLLYGLFWAGYSLFEILNLPLVNQVEKLYDRFSPSLIWHYIVLILIIVPGEEVFWRGFVQKRLMKLTTVKLSIILSSLLYSSVHFYSGYWMLAFAALIAGLFWGWLYAWKRSIPLVIVSHLIFDLLMFVLLPFY
- a CDS encoding YkvS family protein → MKKAEVGNIIEFRDGLQGIVEKVNENSVIVDLTYMDNYRDLELDQRTVVNHKNYKVVRESAV
- a CDS encoding DUF6254 family protein, giving the protein MTKSKREKERAWTVRKQDQHPHGKVKSLKELSGEKE